One window of Anaerolineae bacterium genomic DNA carries:
- a CDS encoding Iron-sulfur cluster regulator SufR, which translates to MVSTREKILAFLERRGTASAIELSKALKLTSANIRHHLRILQKEGVIVPLRVGQTSGRGRPAYLYALRDQQKAHNLERLCSALLHYLRSAASSHERDIHLRSIAQELVAEKATSTTMSITQRLIITTNILNEMSYKASWEAHREAPTIKFSHCPYASIVNSFPELCQIDRYLLETLMHLPIETLTTRETLPTGETICRFRLRQSRL; encoded by the coding sequence ATGGTTTCCACTCGAGAGAAAATCCTTGCTTTTTTAGAAAGACGAGGCACAGCTTCGGCAATTGAACTGAGCAAGGCACTTAAACTGACCTCAGCCAATATCCGGCATCACCTGCGAATACTTCAAAAAGAAGGGGTAATTGTCCCCCTCCGTGTCGGTCAAACAAGCGGTAGAGGTCGTCCAGCATACCTCTACGCCCTCCGCGATCAGCAAAAAGCTCATAACCTTGAGCGTTTATGCAGTGCCCTTTTGCATTATCTCCGCTCAGCAGCCTCATCCCATGAACGGGACATCCACCTTCGCTCGATTGCTCAGGAACTGGTTGCCGAAAAAGCAACTTCCACAACCATGAGCATAACTCAGCGGCTGATCATTACTACCAATATCCTCAACGAGATGTCTTACAAAGCCAGTTGGGAAGCACATCGGGAAGCTCCAACCATCAAGTTCTCTCACTGCCCCTATGCTTCGATTGTTAACTCATTTCCAGAACTATGCCAGATAGATAGATACCTTCTGGAAACCCTCATGCACCTTCCGATCGAAACCCTGACTACCCGCGAAACCTTACCAACAGGAGAAACCATCTGTCGCTTTCGTTTGCGTCAATCCCGACTATGA
- a CDS encoding putative poly(beta-D-mannuronate) O-acetylase, which translates to MSINQVLLLIFFAFLCGQIKNLQLRSIVLLVISLLIYYRFQPATPILFLDFWLPTLAILLTLLVWIAGQTQIKVALKENGFPFFISILTVVAISANQYLAICCITSTRPPHLWTVVFSLLVFLIPCTFLFSKISLRARTGLLIFTAIAILIALKTPEFSLALSKLLRWLNQQDPRFSSSNDLIWLGISYILFRLLHLLLDWRAGRLATTSLADTLNYIFFFPALVAGPISRFPQFRNELNNSPQSLDRIEGTRRIFIGLFRKFVIADSLALLSLSPQNASQMLSPLFLWIALVAYSLRIYFDFSGYTDIALGSARLMGIRLPENFNAPYLKTNLIQFWNSWHITLADWFRSYVFYPLTRKLRSTPALPNWLTVFLPQLSTMLLIGLWHGITPNFFIWGAWHGVGLFINNRWNAWKKPVFLSRSEIIPNLFGWILTFGYVTLGWVWFLMPDFGNALEIFRKLFGIGW; encoded by the coding sequence ATGTCCATCAACCAGGTCCTCCTTCTGATCTTTTTTGCCTTCCTGTGCGGGCAGATCAAAAATCTGCAACTCCGTAGTATCGTTCTTCTGGTTATCAGCTTATTGATTTACTATCGCTTTCAGCCGGCTACTCCCATTCTCTTTCTGGATTTCTGGTTACCCACCCTGGCGATTCTGTTAACTTTACTGGTCTGGATTGCCGGCCAAACCCAGATCAAAGTTGCTTTGAAAGAAAATGGTTTTCCATTTTTTATATCAATCCTCACGGTTGTTGCTATCTCCGCCAATCAGTATTTGGCCATTTGCTGCATTACTTCCACGCGTCCCCCTCATCTATGGACAGTCGTTTTTTCTCTCCTGGTTTTCCTTATACCATGCACGTTTTTATTCTCAAAAATTTCTCTGCGCGCTCGAACCGGGTTGTTGATTTTTACTGCCATTGCCATCTTAATTGCCCTAAAAACCCCTGAGTTTTCCTTAGCCCTGAGCAAACTCCTGCGCTGGCTGAATCAACAGGATCCCCGTTTCAGTTCATCGAACGATTTGATCTGGTTAGGCATCTCGTACATTCTATTTCGATTACTTCATCTCTTACTGGATTGGCGCGCCGGTAGACTAGCAACAACCAGTCTGGCAGATACCTTAAACTATATCTTCTTCTTCCCCGCCTTAGTTGCCGGACCTATCTCTCGCTTCCCTCAATTTCGGAATGAATTGAATAACTCTCCTCAATCCCTCGATAGAATCGAAGGAACGCGGCGCATATTCATCGGTCTCTTTCGAAAGTTCGTGATTGCTGATAGTCTGGCGTTATTGTCGCTTTCCCCTCAAAATGCTTCCCAGATGCTTTCCCCTCTCTTCTTATGGATTGCCCTTGTCGCTTACTCGCTAAGGATTTATTTTGATTTTAGCGGCTACACCGATATTGCGCTCGGGAGCGCACGGCTGATGGGCATTCGCCTTCCTGAAAACTTTAACGCTCCCTATCTGAAAACTAACCTGATTCAATTCTGGAATAGCTGGCATATTACCCTGGCCGACTGGTTCCGTTCCTATGTGTTTTATCCTCTGACCCGGAAACTGCGCTCCACTCCTGCACTGCCGAACTGGCTTACCGTTTTTCTTCCCCAACTTTCAACCATGCTTCTCATAGGATTATGGCACGGTATAACTCCAAACTTTTTTATCTGGGGAGCATGGCATGGCGTGGGATTATTCATTAATAACCGTTGGAATGCCTGGAAAAAGCCTGTTTTTCTCAGTCGTTCTGAGATAATCCCGAATCTCTTCGGCTGGATATTGACTTTTGGGTATGTTACGCTTGGATGGGTATGGTTCTTAATGCCTGATTTTGGAAATGCCCTGGAAATCTTCCGGAAACTCTTCGGAATTGGATGGTAA
- a CDS encoding NADH-ubiquinone oxidoreductase chain B codes for MTNAELNQPGYEIPPEIQNQVAVTTIDRIYNWSRRSSIWPMMFGLACCAIEMICTAASRFDFARFGMEVMRPSPRQADLLLVSGTVTKKMVPQIVRLYNQMPEPKYVVAMGACASGGGPFKEGYNVVSGIDNYIPVDVYIPGCPPTPQALLHGLITLQKKIDTQTLREARWYKKDVSEVIPVPVLGPDIMDPREYELIRQYSSQKSKEVEAQPAEEETKSA; via the coding sequence ATGACAAACGCTGAACTCAATCAACCTGGTTATGAAATACCGCCCGAAATCCAGAACCAGGTAGCCGTGACCACAATTGATCGCATCTATAACTGGAGTCGGCGATCTTCGATCTGGCCAATGATGTTTGGTTTGGCTTGTTGTGCGATTGAAATGATCTGTACTGCTGCAAGCCGCTTCGACTTTGCCCGTTTTGGAATGGAAGTCATGCGTCCGAGCCCACGCCAGGCTGACTTGCTGTTGGTTTCGGGCACGGTGACGAAAAAGATGGTGCCCCAAATTGTGCGATTGTACAATCAAATGCCAGAGCCGAAATATGTGGTGGCGATGGGCGCCTGCGCCTCGGGCGGAGGTCCTTTCAAGGAGGGTTACAATGTGGTCTCGGGGATTGATAACTATATCCCCGTAGATGTCTATATCCCCGGCTGTCCTCCCACCCCTCAGGCTTTATTGCACGGATTGATTACCTTACAGAAGAAGATCGATACGCAAACCCTGCGGGAAGCGCGCTGGTATAAAAAGGATGTCTCTGAGGTGATCCCGGTCCCTGTTTTAGGACCAGATATCATGGACCCGCGTGAGTACGAATTGATTCGCCAGTACTCCTCTCAAAAATCCAAAGAAGTAGAAGCACAACCTGCTGAGGAAGAAACGAAATCTGCCTAG